From a region of the Candidatus Methanoperedens sp. genome:
- a CDS encoding cofactor-independent phosphoglycerate mutase — translation MKYIVLVGDGMADYPIPELGGITPLQAANIPNMDFIAKHGKCGVAKTIPENMPAGSDVANLSILGYDPAQYYSGRGPLEAASIGITLGSDDVAFRCNLITEKEGTIADYSAGHISSEEAKSLIEAVDEELGTQGKFYAGVSYRHLLVMKKGEKAQCTPPHDVVGQSVDDCLPRGEGSEILIALIKASKPILENHEINMKRRKAGKNIANLIWPWGQGRAPNMPRFADLFGVSGSIISAVDLLKGIGKYAGLDIINVPGATGYLDTNFSGKAAYALRSLKDHEFVLVHVEAPDEAGHMGNIEAKIKAIEDFDEKVVGGMLNELAGDYSIMVLPDHFTPISVRTHTGEPVPFAIYSSTESADYVDRFDEFAAKEGVFGSVEGHRLMNLLIK, via the coding sequence ATGAAATACATCGTCCTTGTAGGAGACGGGATGGCGGATTATCCCATCCCTGAGCTCGGCGGCATCACGCCCCTTCAGGCTGCAAATATCCCGAACATGGATTTTATCGCCAAGCATGGAAAATGCGGTGTTGCTAAAACTATACCTGAGAATATGCCCGCAGGGAGCGATGTGGCGAATCTTTCCATACTGGGATATGACCCAGCACAATATTATTCAGGACGCGGTCCTCTTGAAGCTGCAAGCATCGGAATAACACTTGGAAGTGATGATGTGGCTTTCCGGTGCAATCTCATCACGGAGAAGGAAGGAACGATTGCCGATTACAGCGCGGGGCATATTTCAAGCGAAGAAGCCAAGAGCCTTATCGAGGCCGTTGATGAGGAACTCGGAACCCAGGGGAAATTTTATGCAGGGGTGAGTTACAGGCATCTGCTTGTAATGAAAAAAGGCGAAAAGGCACAATGTACACCGCCTCACGATGTGGTCGGGCAGTCAGTAGATGATTGCCTGCCGCGCGGGGAGGGCTCGGAGATTCTGATAGCTCTCATAAAAGCATCAAAACCAATACTTGAAAACCATGAAATCAATATGAAGCGAAGAAAAGCCGGGAAGAACATAGCCAACCTTATCTGGCCATGGGGGCAGGGAAGGGCGCCGAACATGCCTCGATTTGCGGACTTATTCGGAGTTTCAGGCTCGATTATCTCGGCAGTGGATTTATTAAAAGGTATCGGGAAGTATGCCGGTCTTGATATCATAAATGTTCCCGGGGCTACGGGATATCTGGATACCAACTTTTCCGGTAAAGCAGCGTATGCCCTCCGTTCGCTAAAAGACCATGAATTTGTGCTTGTGCATGTGGAGGCGCCTGACGAAGCAGGACATATGGGAAATATAGAAGCAAAGATAAAGGCAATTGAGGATTTTGATGAGAAAGTGGTTGGAGGCATGTTGAATGAACTTGCCGGGGACTATAGTATTATGGTATTGCCAGACCATTTCACCCCCATTTCTGTGAGAACGCACACAGGAGAGCCAGTTCCTTTTGCGATATATTCTTCCACTGAAAGCGCGGATTATGTGGACAGGTTTGATGAGTTCGCAGCAAAAGAGGGTGTTTTTGGATCTGTGGAAGGACACAGGCTGATGAATTTGCTTATTAAGTAA
- a CDS encoding SemiSWEET family transporter, whose product MEWYLIGIAAAVLTTFGFVPQIIKMHSIKSVKDVSLVTLFQFSAGVVLWTLYGIHLGDNIIIVANAVSFITLVVAIALYYYYNRK is encoded by the coding sequence ATGGAATGGTATTTAATAGGAATTGCCGCTGCCGTGCTTACAACTTTCGGGTTCGTGCCGCAGATAATAAAAATGCACAGCATAAAATCTGTAAAGGACGTGAGCCTTGTTACATTGTTCCAGTTCAGCGCAGGCGTAGTGCTCTGGACTCTGTATGGGATTCATCTTGGGGATAATATCATTATTGTGGCCAACGCGGTCAGTTTTATAACACTTGTTGTGGCAATAGCTTTATATTATTATTACAATCGAAAATAA
- a CDS encoding methyltransferase domain-containing protein yields MISGIEKFYCKSRLHAYIWRYLANKLLPALIPYFPSSPFVLEIGTGQGLGAIFLAEKLKYSRFIAIDYERDMVETAIWNVNNRGLQDRIRVEWGDAVSLNFQESSFDAVVSITVLHHVPGYEKAIFEAARVLKRGGFFMIVDLDFKASIFPRFDVLIGGAVSTVSWEQVSLALQNAGFDVLKIERYGMGMFASVAVKL; encoded by the coding sequence ATGATATCCGGTATAGAAAAGTTCTACTGCAAATCGCGGCTTCATGCATATATCTGGAGATACCTGGCAAATAAGCTCTTACCTGCTTTAATACCGTATTTTCCGTCTTCTCCTTTTGTTCTTGAAATAGGAACGGGGCAGGGACTTGGAGCTATTTTTCTGGCTGAAAAATTGAAATATTCAAGGTTTATAGCCATTGATTACGAACGCGATATGGTGGAAACTGCGATCTGGAATGTCAATAACAGAGGTCTTCAGGACAGGATAAGAGTGGAATGGGGGGATGCGGTCAGCCTGAATTTCCAGGAAAGCAGTTTCGATGCTGTTGTCTCGATAACAGTGCTCCATCATGTGCCGGGTTATGAAAAAGCGATTTTTGAGGCGGCTCGCGTGTTGAAGCGGGGAGGATTTTTCATGATTGTGGATTTAGATTTCAAGGCAAGTATTTTTCCAAGGTTCGATGTTCTAATCGGAGGGGCTGTCAGTACAGTTTCATGGGAGCAGGTTTCTTTGGCTTTGCAAAATGCGGGGTTTGATGTATTAAAGATAGAGCGCTATGGCATGGGTATGTTCGCTTCGGTTGCCGTGAAGCTATAA
- a CDS encoding dihydroorotate dehydrogenase — protein MLPLTLTGLKLKNPFMLAAGIMGTTGGSLKRVAESGAGAVVTKSIGAEPKAGHSNPTMVEVDCGYLNAMGLPNPSYRNFQDEIEKAKEGGVPVIASIFGGEPDEFREVAKALCPDAFELNVSCPHAHGYGTEVGTDPVLVEEITRAVKSTVEVPVWVKLTPNVTDITRIGVAAQQGGADAVVAINTVRGMAIDIESGYPLLGNKFGGLSGRAIKPVAIKCVYDLFKTLDIPVIGVGGISSFRDVIEFVMAGARAVEIGSAVGNNVNIFDDVSSCMEAFLEEKEWTLNDIYGMAHEV, from the coding sequence ATGCTCCCACTTACTCTAACAGGATTGAAACTCAAAAACCCGTTCATGCTTGCAGCAGGCATCATGGGTACAACAGGCGGCTCTTTGAAACGAGTAGCCGAAAGCGGAGCGGGTGCGGTTGTAACAAAATCCATCGGGGCGGAGCCGAAGGCAGGTCACAGCAACCCGACTATGGTAGAGGTGGACTGCGGCTACCTGAATGCCATGGGTCTTCCCAATCCTTCATACAGGAATTTCCAGGATGAAATAGAAAAAGCAAAAGAAGGAGGCGTGCCTGTGATTGCAAGCATATTCGGCGGAGAGCCAGATGAATTCAGAGAGGTAGCAAAGGCACTTTGCCCGGATGCATTTGAACTCAATGTGAGCTGCCCGCATGCCCATGGCTATGGGACTGAAGTAGGCACGGATCCAGTTCTTGTTGAAGAAATCACAAGGGCAGTCAAAAGCACCGTCGAAGTCCCGGTCTGGGTGAAGCTAACGCCTAATGTCACCGATATAACCAGAATCGGAGTGGCAGCGCAGCAGGGCGGAGCTGATGCCGTTGTGGCAATCAACACTGTGAGGGGGATGGCAATCGATATCGAAAGCGGCTATCCCCTACTTGGCAACAAATTCGGCGGGCTTTCTGGTCGCGCCATAAAACCCGTTGCAATAAAATGCGTTTACGACCTCTTCAAAACCCTTGATATACCTGTAATAGGCGTGGGCGGTATTTCTTCCTTTCGGGACGTTATCGAGTTCGTCATGGCAGGCGCCAGGGCAGTTGAGATCGGCTCTGCTGTGGGGAATAATGTCAATATTTTCGATGATGTCTCCTCCTGCATGGAAGCATTTTTAGAAGAAAAAGAATGGACATTGAATGACATATACGGGATGGCGCATGAAGTATGA
- a CDS encoding dihydroorotate dehydrogenase electron transfer subunit, which translates to MKPVNVAITKVVEETPTIRTFFFDTSFELIPGQFVMVWIRGVDEIPMALSYENAITVQKVGHATSALFELGECDSLGIRGPFGNGFEIKKGHILLIAGGVGAAPLAPLAEKTGSAGIKVTTLLGAKTKDELLFRERFEAVGEMRIATDDGSEGERGFVTELLEARERYSQIYCCGPEAMMKKVLDEVAPSKAQFSLHRYIKCGIGICGACCVDGLRVCRDGPVFSGEVLKNTEIGVYRRNECGERVKV; encoded by the coding sequence ATGAAACCTGTTAATGTTGCGATCACAAAGGTTGTGGAGGAGACCCCGACAATCAGGACTTTTTTCTTCGATACCAGTTTTGAATTAATCCCGGGGCAGTTCGTGATGGTGTGGATCCGGGGAGTGGATGAGATACCGATGGCGCTTTCCTATGAGAATGCGATAACAGTCCAGAAAGTCGGACATGCAACATCAGCGCTGTTTGAACTTGGTGAATGCGATTCTCTTGGCATAAGAGGACCTTTTGGCAACGGCTTTGAGATTAAGAAAGGGCATATCCTGCTGATCGCTGGCGGAGTAGGGGCAGCCCCTTTGGCACCGCTTGCTGAAAAGACAGGCTCAGCGGGAATTAAGGTCACAACTCTGCTCGGCGCAAAAACAAAAGATGAACTGCTGTTCAGGGAGCGCTTTGAAGCTGTCGGCGAAATGCGGATTGCCACGGATGACGGCTCTGAGGGAGAGCGCGGATTTGTGACCGAGTTGCTCGAAGCGCGGGAAAGATACAGCCAGATATACTGCTGCGGTCCCGAGGCTATGATGAAAAAGGTTCTCGATGAGGTTGCTCCATCGAAGGCGCAATTCAGCCTTCATCGCTATATTAAATGCGGCATTGGGATATGCGGGGCGTGCTGCGTGGATGGGTTGCGTGTGTGCAGGGATGGGCCTGTATTTTCAGGAGAGGTTTTGAAGAATACCGAGATCGGGGTTTACAGAAGGAATGAGTGCGGGGAGAGGGTGAAGGTGTAG
- a CDS encoding class I SAM-dependent methyltransferase family protein: MKAVLVSGEEAETIRQQMLSGDGLDKTRKLIEKNGFVEIPVKTNTTGYPFIEQENPEFYFPKKTLGDILDIPEYEKKLLPSGWQILGDIIIISLRAELENRKAKIGKALLSLYPRCMTVLLDHGINGKMRQPQREIIAGEKTETIHKENSCLFKLDAMQFMYSQGNLAERKRMSKLWRGEVVVDMFAGIGYFSIPMAVHSKPKKIFAVEINPAASGYLKENISLNNVEDIIEPVPGDCAIVTPRGIADRVIMGYLDAHEYLPQGIRALLPGGILHYHEAVPEEIERRPAERIIEAAKKEGRKVEIIGMRRIKKYAPGVWHVVVDARMD, from the coding sequence ATGAAGGCTGTTCTTGTCAGCGGTGAAGAAGCTGAAACCATAAGGCAACAAATGCTTTCAGGGGATGGGCTTGATAAAACAAGAAAGCTTATTGAAAAGAATGGCTTTGTTGAAATCCCGGTAAAAACCAACACCACCGGTTATCCCTTCATCGAGCAGGAAAATCCTGAATTCTATTTCCCGAAAAAGACACTTGGCGATATTCTTGATATACCGGAGTACGAGAAAAAACTTTTGCCCTCAGGATGGCAGATTCTCGGGGATATTATCATAATTTCGCTTCGAGCCGAACTGGAGAATCGAAAAGCAAAGATAGGGAAGGCGCTTTTATCCCTTTATCCAAGATGCATGACGGTTCTTCTCGACCACGGAATAAATGGCAAAATGAGGCAGCCACAGCGGGAAATCATTGCAGGGGAAAAAACAGAAACCATTCACAAGGAAAATAGCTGCCTTTTTAAGCTCGATGCCATGCAGTTCATGTATTCGCAGGGAAACCTCGCTGAAAGAAAGCGCATGAGCAAACTGTGGAGGGGTGAAGTTGTCGTGGATATGTTCGCAGGCATCGGGTATTTCTCCATACCAATGGCGGTACATTCAAAACCAAAAAAGATATTCGCTGTAGAAATCAATCCTGCAGCATCTGGTTATTTGAAGGAGAATATCAGCCTTAACAACGTTGAGGATATAATTGAACCTGTACCCGGGGACTGCGCTATTGTTACTCCGCGCGGGATAGCGGACAGGGTGATAATGGGATATCTGGACGCGCATGAATATCTTCCGCAGGGTATTCGCGCACTCTTGCCAGGCGGGATTCTTCATTACCATGAGGCAGTGCCTGAGGAGATAGAGCGCCGCCCTGCCGAGAGGATAATTGAGGCTGCGAAGAAAGAGGGGCGAAAGGTGGAGATTATCGGGATGCGAAGAATAAAGAAGTACGCGCCGGGCGTGTGGCATGTGGTGGTGGATGCGAGGATGGATTAG
- a CDS encoding homoserine dehydrogenase: MKTVRISIIGFGAVGQGVARSLLAKKELLIEQGIDLRVVGISDSKGSEINTKGIDLESALRRKKQKGTVAKGKEISLDIIRDVEHDIVVEVTPTNIENGEPGLSNMLAAFAVGRHVVTSNKGPLALRFTELKEAAEDNGLYFRYEATVGGAVPIFNLIHEALAGNTVIGIEGILNGTCNYILTRMAEERMPYELVLKEAQELGIAEADPTYDVEGIDSACKLVIIANSIFGQDATYRDVEVTGITKITPEALELANKNNYVVKLVCEAGNKLTVAPRLVPKRHPLAVGGTLNVASILTDLAGRITISGKGAGSIETASSILSDILYIVRNS, encoded by the coding sequence ATGAAGACAGTCAGGATATCCATCATCGGGTTCGGCGCTGTTGGACAGGGAGTGGCGCGCTCGCTCCTTGCAAAAAAGGAGCTTCTTATTGAGCAGGGCATCGACCTGCGCGTTGTCGGGATATCGGATTCAAAAGGCAGCGAAATAAATACAAAGGGAATTGATCTTGAAAGTGCGCTTAGGAGAAAAAAACAGAAAGGCACTGTTGCAAAAGGAAAAGAGATTTCCCTTGATATTATCCGCGATGTAGAGCATGACATTGTGGTGGAAGTTACTCCCACCAATATCGAAAACGGGGAGCCGGGTTTAAGTAACATGCTTGCTGCGTTCGCAGTCGGGAGGCATGTTGTCACCTCAAATAAAGGTCCTCTTGCACTGCGCTTTACCGAGTTAAAGGAAGCAGCCGAGGATAACGGGCTGTACTTTCGATATGAGGCTACCGTGGGCGGGGCAGTTCCGATTTTCAACCTTATCCATGAAGCTCTGGCTGGAAATACCGTCATCGGGATTGAAGGCATACTCAACGGCACCTGCAATTACATCCTTACGAGGATGGCAGAGGAGAGGATGCCCTATGAACTTGTGCTGAAAGAGGCGCAGGAGCTCGGGATAGCGGAAGCAGACCCCACGTATGATGTGGAGGGCATTGATTCAGCCTGCAAACTGGTGATTATCGCAAACTCCATTTTCGGGCAGGATGCAACATACAGGGATGTTGAGGTTACAGGCATCACCAAAATCACGCCCGAAGCACTTGAGCTTGCGAATAAGAATAATTACGTGGTGAAACTCGTATGCGAGGCAGGGAATAAGCTCACAGTCGCGCCGCGGCTTGTCCCGAAGAGGCATCCGCTTGCTGTGGGAGGCACATTGAACGTTGCGTCCATACTCACAGACCTTGCAGGAAGAATCACCATCAGCGGGAAAGGGGCGGGTTCGATTGAGACCGCAAGCTCAATCCTGAGCGATATCCTGTATATTGTAAGAAATTCATGA